One Jeotgalibaca porci genomic region harbors:
- a CDS encoding lactonase family protein: MSHTLYLGSYTKRESKGVHQITLDTHKNELVDYKLIAEVDSPTYITFNADKSSLYTISKENEGGGVTAFTRQEDGQYVKRASNDSEMSAPCYIALDEERSLLFTASYHAGYVSVYKETENGIELTDRVQHEGSSVHENQKTPHVHYTDYTPDKKYLMVCDLGTDGVYSYTVSDEGTLTEVSRYTAKPGTGPRHLVFHPNGKTVYLLGELSCEVEVLEYNEVDGSLRYQNRISMLPESHTDFNSGAAIRISKDGRFVYASNRGHDSIVVYKVEADFSLSLVEYVPTEGNTPRDFNLSPDEAHVIVGHQDSDNLTLFKRNEENGTLSLVQKDVHGPECVCIKY; the protein is encoded by the coding sequence ATTGCAGAAGTAGACTCCCCTACTTACATTACATTTAATGCTGATAAATCTTCTCTCTATACAATCTCCAAAGAGAATGAAGGCGGTGGTGTAACGGCATTTACGCGCCAAGAAGATGGCCAATACGTGAAACGTGCTTCCAATGATTCTGAAATGAGTGCACCGTGCTACATTGCCTTGGACGAAGAGCGTAGCTTGTTATTTACTGCCAGTTATCATGCAGGTTACGTATCCGTTTATAAAGAAACAGAAAACGGTATTGAACTGACGGATCGTGTCCAGCACGAAGGCAGCAGTGTCCATGAAAACCAAAAGACGCCTCATGTTCATTACACAGATTATACGCCGGATAAAAAGTATTTAATGGTTTGTGACTTAGGTACCGACGGCGTTTACAGCTACACAGTTTCAGATGAAGGGACATTAACTGAAGTTTCTCGTTATACGGCTAAACCTGGAACAGGTCCACGTCACCTTGTTTTCCATCCAAACGGAAAAACAGTTTATCTATTGGGTGAATTGAGTTGTGAAGTAGAAGTCTTGGAATATAACGAAGTTGATGGCAGCTTACGTTACCAAAATCGTATCTCTATGCTTCCTGAAAGTCATACCGACTTTAACAGTGGGGCTGCAATTCGCATCAGTAAGGACGGCCGTTTCGTCTATGCTTCAAATCGCGGGCACGATTCAATCGTTGTATACAAAGTAGAAGCAGACTTTTCATTATCATTGGTTGAATATGTACCAACTGAAGGAAACACACCACGTGACTTCAACTTATCACCTGACGAAGCACATGTTATCGTTGGACATCAAGATTCTGATAACTTGACGCTATTCAAACGCAATGAAGAGAACGGTACCCTTTCGCTTGTACAAAAAGATGTCCACGGGCCAGAATGTGTGTGTATTAAATATTAA
- a CDS encoding PTS sugar transporter subunit IIA produces MFNFFKKDKKQDPVSEKKNLYAVANGRVVPVTEVADPVFSQKMMGDGYAVIPTDGEIYSPVEGKVLSVFPTKHAVGIQLDNGLEILLHMGLDTVELNGKPFDTHVKEGDVLTASTHVATCDLDALAEAGKDNAMVVVVTNMDKVQEFELTASGEVTAQSVIGTVLHK; encoded by the coding sequence ATGTTCAACTTTTTTAAGAAAGATAAAAAGCAAGACCCAGTTTCTGAGAAGAAAAACCTATACGCAGTGGCAAATGGCCGTGTCGTTCCTGTAACAGAAGTTGCAGATCCAGTATTCTCACAAAAAATGATGGGTGACGGTTACGCGGTTATTCCAACTGATGGCGAGATTTATTCACCAGTTGAAGGTAAAGTACTTAGCGTATTCCCAACTAAACATGCAGTAGGCATTCAGTTGGATAACGGCTTGGAAATCTTGCTACATATGGGCTTGGATACGGTTGAATTAAACGGTAAGCCTTTTGACACACATGTTAAAGAGGGCGATGTTTTGACTGCAAGTACACACGTTGCAACTTGTGACTTAGATGCATTGGCTGAAGCAGGTAAAGACAACGCAATGGTTGTTGTAGTTACAAACATGGATAAAGTTCAAGAATTCGAATTAACAGCTTCTGGTGAAGTGACAGCACAAAGTGTTATCGGAACTGTTTTACACAAATAA